In Chondrinema litorale, a single window of DNA contains:
- a CDS encoding sensor histidine kinase: MITRNELLFQIVLHFVVFIFYSFDKDHPQIELFEIVFFLHYAICTLFISYYLLLKYLYKKKNIQFFIYLSLTLCWVILVEELLLEQIFFPQMRAKAFPGVFFTLFQILPVITILSGFKFAWDALGKQKEVDTLKKSIQESELQMLKSQINPHFLFNNLNNLYAYAMENSPKTPKIILDLSGVLRYMLYECKENYVPLSKEIEQLENFIKLNQLQIEERGFVGFEYRNIQSNYLIAPLILIVFIENAFKHSQASLSDNIYIDIKLNLSENGELEFSCRNNFQKMQKSEMLPHGIGLENVKKRLKLLYANQYQIEIKETESFFEVYLKLIVEHTEIDKDDLKRKPIHTY; encoded by the coding sequence AATTGCTATTCCAAATAGTACTTCATTTTGTGGTATTTATTTTTTACTCTTTCGATAAAGATCACCCACAAATTGAGCTATTCGAAATTGTATTTTTCTTGCATTATGCCATCTGTACCTTATTTATCAGCTATTATTTACTTCTAAAGTATTTGTATAAAAAGAAAAATATCCAGTTTTTCATTTATCTATCTCTTACACTTTGCTGGGTTATTTTGGTAGAAGAGCTCTTGCTAGAGCAGATATTTTTTCCTCAAATGCGAGCTAAAGCTTTTCCGGGAGTGTTTTTTACCCTATTTCAGATTTTACCGGTAATTACCATTCTGTCGGGTTTTAAGTTTGCTTGGGATGCACTTGGCAAACAAAAAGAGGTAGATACGCTCAAAAAAAGTATTCAAGAAAGTGAGTTACAAATGCTCAAATCTCAAATTAACCCGCATTTTTTGTTTAATAACCTGAATAATTTATATGCTTATGCGATGGAAAATTCACCTAAAACACCCAAGATTATACTAGATTTAAGTGGTGTTTTACGCTATATGTTATATGAATGTAAGGAGAATTATGTGCCGCTTTCAAAAGAAATAGAACAACTAGAAAACTTTATAAAGCTCAATCAACTACAGATTGAAGAAAGAGGTTTTGTAGGCTTTGAATACAGAAATATTCAATCTAATTACTTAATCGCTCCACTTATATTAATTGTATTTATAGAAAATGCCTTTAAACATAGTCAAGCAAGTTTGTCTGACAACATTTATATCGACATTAAACTAAATTTATCTGAAAACGGAGAGCTGGAATTTAGCTGTAGAAACAATTTTCAGAAAATGCAAAAGTCTGAAATGTTGCCTCATGGAATAGGTTTGGAAAATGTAAAAAAGAGATTGAAACTATTATATGCAAATCAATATCAAATAGAGATTAAAGAAACTGAAAGCTTTTTTGAAGTATACCTAAAGTTAATAGTAGAGCACACCGAAATTGATAAAGATGATTTGAAGCGAAAGCCAATTCATACCTATTAA
- a CDS encoding LytR/AlgR family response regulator transcription factor — protein MDCIIIEDQPPAQRILKRFSEDIGTLNLKGTFSDAIQAMTFLRNNKIDLIFLDIHLPKLSGIDFLKTIQNPPHVILTTAFAEYALESYEFNVVDYLLKPFSFERFVKAISRVPAEKQETKDTTGQNKSSLFSDVIFLKSGYEHFKITIDDIIYIQSDADYTEVFLKNKKYLSTETLQHWIELLNPNQFIRVHKSFIINATKIQKIVASKVYLTDGKEIPIGRTYKDGFIKRFIR, from the coding sequence ATGGATTGCATCATCATAGAAGACCAGCCACCAGCTCAAAGAATTCTCAAGAGATTTTCTGAAGACATTGGTACCTTAAACCTAAAAGGCACCTTTTCTGATGCCATACAGGCAATGACATTTCTTAGAAACAACAAAATTGATCTTATCTTTTTAGATATACATCTCCCAAAACTATCGGGCATAGATTTTCTAAAAACAATACAGAATCCCCCTCATGTTATTTTAACCACCGCATTTGCCGAATATGCACTGGAAAGTTATGAGTTCAATGTAGTTGACTATCTCTTAAAACCCTTTTCGTTTGAGCGTTTTGTAAAGGCTATTTCAAGAGTGCCCGCAGAAAAGCAAGAAACTAAAGATACAACTGGGCAAAATAAAAGCTCGCTATTCTCAGATGTAATATTTTTAAAATCTGGTTACGAGCATTTTAAAATCACCATTGATGATATTATTTATATACAATCTGATGCAGATTACACAGAAGTATTTTTAAAGAATAAGAAATATTTGTCTACAGAAACTTTACAACACTGGATTGAGTTACTAAATCCAAATCAATTCATAAGAGTGCATAAGTCTTTTATTATAAATGCGACAAAAATCCAGAAAATAGTCGCCAGCAAAGTATACCTAACCGATGGAAAAGAAATTCCGATAGGTCGCACTTACAAAGATGGTTTTATTAAAAGGTTTATCAGATAA
- a CDS encoding helix-turn-helix transcriptional regulator translates to MLIKSYLEEIDLTLFELDIDQTSKKGSFEIEQVNYNKGDNLITSQVEYAPNVCIIQTTLKSKTDLTDHFLIEGEHILISQISKGKPYILKQGKKIDPTSGSINLGYGKNFKEQIYNLSNQHTAYSIIIFPRAYVLSLAKKEKWSFEIVKKLLQIIEDAQREPFATFYFPVQNILNQIIESKWTKNERMEYIELKLKELFLVLNYHISQKNHLLKGINPIFIDKVRKVREYIERNFHETPTIKELAKHVFLNELQLKQSFKKVYGTTIRAYIIELKMKKALELINDYKINEIAEMLGYQSAPHFITIFKQYYGCSPSKMTKN, encoded by the coding sequence ATGCTAATAAAATCATACTTAGAAGAAATTGATTTAACCCTTTTTGAATTAGACATTGACCAAACATCTAAAAAGGGAAGTTTTGAGATTGAGCAAGTTAACTACAACAAAGGGGACAATTTAATAACATCTCAGGTTGAATATGCACCCAATGTATGTATCATTCAAACTACCCTAAAGAGTAAAACTGATTTAACAGATCATTTTCTAATTGAGGGTGAGCATATCCTAATTTCTCAAATTTCTAAAGGGAAACCATATATTTTAAAACAGGGAAAAAAGATAGACCCAACTTCAGGAAGTATTAACTTGGGTTATGGTAAAAATTTTAAAGAGCAAATATATAATCTATCTAATCAGCATACCGCTTATAGTATAATTATATTCCCAAGAGCTTATGTTTTATCATTGGCAAAAAAGGAAAAATGGAGTTTCGAAATAGTAAAAAAGCTATTGCAAATAATTGAAGATGCCCAAAGAGAACCTTTTGCCACTTTTTATTTTCCGGTACAAAATATTCTAAACCAGATAATTGAGTCTAAATGGACAAAAAATGAAAGGATGGAATATATCGAGCTAAAATTGAAAGAACTTTTTCTAGTACTGAATTATCATATTTCTCAAAAAAATCACTTGCTAAAGGGCATCAATCCTATTTTTATTGATAAAGTTAGAAAAGTACGTGAATATATTGAACGTAATTTCCATGAAACTCCAACAATTAAAGAACTGGCAAAACATGTATTTTTAAACGAATTGCAACTTAAGCAAAGCTTTAAAAAAGTTTATGGAACAACCATTAGGGCTTATATCATCGAATTAAAGATGAAAAAAGCCCTAGAGTTAATTAATGATTACAAGATTAATGAAATCGCCGAGATGCTCGGGTATCAAAGTGCTCCTCATTTTATAACCATTTTCAAACAGTATTATGGTTGCTCTCCATCTAAAATGACAAAGAATTAA